The following coding sequences lie in one Kryptolebias marmoratus isolate JLee-2015 linkage group LG5, ASM164957v2, whole genome shotgun sequence genomic window:
- the aste1b gene encoding protein asteroid homolog 1, with product MGVHGLTTYVEGNKNFLQDVRFRNSPLVIDGCSLYFRLYFNHGLDQQHGGDYDAFSSLLTQFLSVLAACNIQPFVVLDGGMDPSDKKFSTLRQRLQSRIREADSISRGSNGSILPILTRAVFIQVLIERGIPLVQCPAEADWEIACLAHQWNCPVLTNDSDFFVFDLPGGYLPFRFFQWTNLNGKASQRYISARLYNTNNLCSWFGGMNCELLPLCAVLIGNDYGAPKEADTLLALIDVGALGRGGGRGKGRAPTSRIEGLLVWLSSFSTVAEALEEVSRLMGEGSRRGKRGQKDGLSSQLWAAMQEYNIDAQSSLVHWFSGVKVPPRGTTSGLAELPACLSLAAAQGQLAPLAVDALVMQRVLLVPQVENSKLPSSHFSSAPIRQAIYGILLQNAQKGGGAQLAKGAQVQGTGGGRGRGGRGGGGRGQWHNPAAQHWVDAPVWMEHAARVAPVQGQSSPVFVEEYDRLDLNFKKNQMEAQPPETYIHLDGLDQAPVALRLGVLLEVLAVKQSALALAPVHLQLAVAVTGFWLREAVPTPSWLLVQALVLGMVYGEMSCDSQPGATHHQRAEANVLKALDRQRVRPGERRGLDIGATHSFSQWQSCLWSALCLNQLLLMPLPQPPLSGLFSGTLVHGLHRLLKTGWAAESLMPGGSLSGRLFSCLLKAVRDCSFKANPSSLPSRKKRRGRGRGRRGRGGRETQDVDELNNKFTLLMCEEQYDLW from the exons ATGGGCGTGCATGGGTTAACCACATATGTGGAGGGGAACAAAAACTTTCTTCAGGATGTGAGGTTCAGGAACAGCCCTCTGGTTATTGATGGCTGCAGTCTTTACTTTCGCCTCTACTTTAACCACGGTTTGGATCAGCAGCATGGAGGGGACTATGATGCATTCAGTTCCCTTCTCACCCAGTTCCTCTCAGTTTTGGCAGCCTGTAACATCCAGCCCTTTGTGGTGCTGGATGGAG GGATGGACCCCAGTGACAAGAAGTTTTCTACTCTGCGCCAGCGCCTGCAGTCCAGGATAAGGGAGGCAGACAGCATCTCTCGTGGCTCCAATGGCTCCATCCTTCCAATCCTCACGAGAGCTGTCTTCATTCAGGTCCTCATTGAAAGAGGCATCCCGCTGGTCCAGTGTCCAGCTGAAGCAGACTGGGAGATTGCGTGTTTGGCGCATCAGTGGAACTGTCCGGTGCTGACAAATGACAgtgacttttttgtctttgacctTCCAG GTGGTTATCTGCCCTTTCGTTTTTTCCAGTGGACCAACCTAAATGGAAAAGCATCCCAGCGCTACATCTCAGCTCGGCTGTACAACACTAACAACCTGTGTAGCTGGTTTGGGGGCATGAACTGCGAGTTGCTACCCTTATGTGCTGTCCTTATTGGTAATGACTATGGGGCTCCGAAAGAGGCTGACACACTCCTGGCTCTGATAGATGTTGGTGCGTTAGGAAGAGGAGGTGGCAGAGGTAAAGGCAGAGCACCCACTTCCCGTATTGAGGGCCTCCTCGTTTGGTTGTCCTCTTTTTCAACCGTGGCAGAGGCCCTGGAGGAAGTCAGCAGGCTGATGGGCGAGGGGAGCAGGAGAGGCAAGCGAGGACAGAAAGATGGGCTTAGCTCCCAGCTGTGGGCCGCTATGCAAGAGTACAACATAGATGCTCAAAGCTCTCTTGTTCACTGGTTTTCTGGAGTTAAAGTACCTCCGAGAGGGACAACATCTGGTCTGGCAGAGCTGCCAGCATGCTTGTCTTTGGCTGCAGCACAGGGGCAGCTGGCTCCTCTGGCTGTTGATGCTTTGGTCATGCAGAGGGTCCTTCTCGTCCCACAGGTGGAGAATAGTAAACTACCAAGCAGCCACTTTAGTTCTGCACCCATACGTCAGGCTATATATGGGATATTACTGCAGAACGCTCAGAAAGGCGGAGGCGCACAGCTGGCAAAGGGAGCACAAGTCCAAGGGACGGGAGGTGGAAGAGGGCGAGGGGGACGGGGTGGTGGAGGGAGGGGTCAGTGGCACAACCCAGCTGCACAGCACTGGGTAGATGCTCCAGTGTGGATGGAACATGCAGCCAGAGTAGCGCCAGTGCAAGGACAGAGCAGCCCAGTTTTTGTTGAAGAGTACGATCGTTTGGACttaaactttaagaaaaacCAAATGGAGGCACAACCCCCCGAGACCTACATACATCTGGATGGACTCGACcag GCCCCTGTGGCGTTGCGACTTGGTGTCCTGTTAGAAGTCTTGGCAGTGAAGCAGTCTGCTCTGGCTCTTGCCCCCGTCCACCTGCAGCTGGCTGTTGCAGTGACTGGATTCTGGCTGCGAGAGGCCGTCCCAACGCCCTCGTGGCTCCTGGTGCAGGCTTTGGTTCTCGGCATGGTTTATGGAGAGATGTCCTGCGACAGCCAGCCGGGAGCCACTCACCACCAGCGTGCTG AGGCAAATGTGTTGAAAGCACTGGATCGGCAGCGAGTGAGACCAGGGGAGAGACGGGGATTGGACATCGGGGCGACTCACAGTTTCAGCCAGTGGCAGTCCTGCCTGTGGAGCGCACTGTGTCTCAATCAGCTGTTGCTGATGCCGCTGCCTCAACCCCCCCTGTCAGG GTTGTTCAGCGGTACCTTGGTACATGGCCTCCACAGGTTACTGAAAACGGGCTGGGCTGCTGAGTCCTTAATGCCCGGCGGATCCTTATCCGGACGACTCTTCTCCTGCCTTCTGAAAGCTGTGAGGGACTGCAGCTTCAAAGCAAATCCCTCCTCTCTGCCGtccaggaagaagaggaggggcAGAGGTCGAGGCCGGAGAGGACGAGGTGGAAGAGAGACTCAGGACGTGGATGAGCTGAACAACAAGTTCACCCTTCTTATGTGCGAGGAACAGTATGACCTTTGGTGA